The DNA sequence TGCACCCTGTCGGCCCGGGCCGAAAGTAACGTCCAGGCGCAAACCTATACCTACGGCACCCACCTGGACATCCGGAAGGTGCTGTCCGTCACCGAAGACGCCAACCCGGCCTGCGGCGTGGTGAATGCCGAGATGATCTATCTGGACTCGGCGGGCCACAAGCAGGCGCTGGACTACCGCAAGCTTGCCGACAATTGCAATAACGGTAACTAAAAGTAAAGCATTATGAGTTCATGATAACCAATTGTTATTAAACAAGTATCTTTCAAAAACCTAGTGGTGATCCCATGCTTCTGATCGCTTTCCTCGG is a window from the Pseudomonas brassicacearum genome containing:
- a CDS encoding DUF2790 domain-containing protein; the encoded protein is MNTKAIYAACLFAALNICTLSARAESNVQAQTYTYGTHLDIRKVLSVTEDANPACGVVNAEMIYLDSAGHKQALDYRKLADNCNNGN